A genomic stretch from Corynebacterium faecale includes:
- the aroQ gene encoding type II 3-dehydroquinate dehydratase → MSGRILLLNGPNLNMLGLREPEIYGEATLDDVVALTREQARAHGCTIDAVQSNHEGDLIDALHRARGTHIGCVLNPGGLTHTSVALLDAVKASELSTVEVHISNPHAREAFRHHSYISLAARAVIAGAGIQGYAFAVDILAADHVSRKISN, encoded by the coding sequence ATGAGCGGACGTATTCTGCTGCTCAACGGCCCCAACCTCAACATGCTGGGTTTGCGGGAACCGGAGATCTACGGCGAGGCCACGCTGGATGATGTGGTGGCACTGACGCGTGAACAGGCCCGGGCACACGGGTGCACCATCGATGCCGTGCAGAGCAACCACGAAGGCGATCTCATCGATGCCCTGCACCGCGCCCGCGGCACCCATATCGGGTGTGTGCTCAATCCTGGTGGACTGACCCACACCTCGGTGGCGTTGTTAGATGCGGTGAAGGCATCAGAACTGTCCACGGTGGAGGTCCACATCAGCAACCCCCATGCCCGGGAAGCATTCCGACACCATTCCTATATTTCCCTGGCCGCCAGGGCTGTGATCGCCGGTGCGGGTATCCAGGGTTATGCCTTCGCCGTGGATATCCTCGCCGCCGACCATGTCTCAAGAAAGATAAGCAACTGA
- a CDS encoding quinate/shikimate dehydrogenase (NAD+): MNRTSILLGLIGEDISLSRTPAMHEAEGLAQGAATVYRRIDTLTTRAGNRSLKELLDAARATGFNGLNITHPYKQEILPLLDEVSEQASQLGAVNTVVIDEEGKTTGHNTDVTGFARGLEEGLPDATMTTVVQVGAGGVGNAVAYSLVTHGVEQLKVADLDPTRAEALARDINTAIGRDAVIGVDARGVEEHIAAADGVVNATPMGMLAHPGTAFDTSCLTPQHWVGDVVYMPIETELLVTARELGCRTLDGTRMAIHQAVDAFRLFTGLEPDVERMREAFLSS; the protein is encoded by the coding sequence ATGAACCGCACCAGCATTCTCCTCGGCCTGATCGGCGAGGATATCTCACTGTCACGCACCCCCGCCATGCACGAGGCGGAAGGCCTCGCGCAGGGGGCCGCGACCGTATACCGGCGCATCGACACCCTCACCACCCGCGCCGGGAATCGCTCTTTGAAAGAGCTTCTCGACGCCGCCCGCGCCACCGGCTTCAACGGCCTCAACATCACCCACCCCTACAAGCAGGAAATCCTGCCGTTGCTGGATGAGGTATCCGAACAGGCCTCCCAGCTGGGCGCGGTGAACACCGTGGTCATCGATGAGGAGGGAAAAACCACCGGCCATAACACCGATGTCACCGGTTTTGCCCGTGGGCTCGAGGAAGGCCTACCTGATGCCACCATGACCACCGTGGTTCAGGTTGGTGCCGGCGGGGTGGGCAATGCCGTGGCCTATTCCCTGGTCACCCACGGCGTGGAGCAGCTGAAGGTGGCGGATCTGGATCCAACCCGTGCGGAGGCACTGGCCCGGGATATCAATACGGCCATCGGCAGGGACGCGGTGATCGGTGTGGATGCCCGTGGCGTTGAAGAACATATTGCTGCCGCGGACGGTGTGGTCAATGCGACCCCGATGGGGATGCTCGCCCACCCCGGCACGGCCTTCGACACTTCCTGCCTGACCCCACAGCACTGGGTGGGGGACGTGGTGTACATGCCTATCGAGACTGAGCTGCTGGTCACCGCCAGGGAACTGGGGTGCAGGACCCTGGACGGCACCCGAATGGCCATCCACCAGGCAGTTGATGCCTTCCGTCTCTTTACCGGGTTGGAACCCGATGTGGAGAGAATGCGTGAGGCATTCCTGTCTTCGTAG
- a CDS encoding NUDIX hydrolase N-terminal domain-containing protein yields the protein MTTEHKPNEVIQIAMELSAIAESGLAYCRDDFDIERFHRVGALANTLMQALSTAPLAQYQREIAATAGYTTPKIDVRAGIFNDHGQVLLVREIADNGLWTLPGGWCDVLETPREAVERESLEEVGVPVRATHLAAVIDRHQWPHEPVYDRHIYKLFFICQALKPVDLEFTSQETSQLGWFDVDDLPSLSVARVLAQQIVLLHNHWQDPDIAYVD from the coding sequence ATGACTACCGAGCACAAGCCTAATGAGGTAATCCAGATTGCGATGGAACTGTCGGCGATTGCCGAATCCGGCCTTGCCTACTGTCGCGATGATTTCGATATTGAACGTTTCCACCGGGTTGGGGCCCTGGCAAACACGTTAATGCAGGCTTTAAGCACCGCACCTTTGGCTCAGTATCAACGAGAGATTGCTGCTACCGCCGGGTACACCACCCCGAAGATCGATGTGCGGGCTGGAATATTCAATGACCACGGCCAGGTCCTTCTTGTCCGTGAAATCGCCGATAATGGGTTGTGGACGTTGCCTGGTGGTTGGTGTGATGTCCTTGAAACACCACGTGAGGCTGTGGAACGGGAATCACTGGAAGAAGTAGGCGTTCCTGTCCGTGCCACTCATCTGGCTGCGGTTATTGACCGACACCAGTGGCCGCATGAACCAGTCTACGACCGACACATCTACAAACTGTTTTTTATCTGCCAGGCCCTGAAACCTGTTGATCTTGAATTCACCAGTCAGGAAACCAGTCAGCTGGGCTGGTTTGACGTGGATGATCTTCCCTCCTTATCTGTTGCGCGTGTCCTTGCTCAGCAGATCGTTTTACTTCATAACCACTGGCAGGATCCAGATATCGCATATGTTGACTAA
- a CDS encoding tripartite tricarboxylate transporter permease: protein MDQLSLLFEGFGAALTPMNLLWVFIGAVLGTAVGVLPGLGSAMAVALLLPITFALDPTGAFIMFAGVYFGGLFGDSTAGILLNTPGNSSAIASTFEGHRMAKNGQAAKALATAAIGAFIGGLIATSLVVFFAPTLVRLATMFGPAEYFALAVGAFLAISAVVAESVFRGLAALGIGLALVMVGIDGPSGTSRFTFGMPELFDGISIIVITVGLLALGEVFRVASRIHREEVPDLIQPKGFARLTRKDFRAALPAWLRGTGFGAPFGLIPAGGSEVPTFLAYGTEKQLAKRAGDKEFGTTGSIKGLAAPEAAGNATAGTAMGALLALGLPTSATAAIMLAAFQQYGMQPGPLLFERSGDMVWTLLASLFIGLFILLILNWSFAPMWARLLNIPRPYLYAGITVLSMLGVYSISASTFDLWLVLGLGLLGFMMRRYNIPVAPVLIAVVLGPLAETELRRALAVSEGDPSILISSPFTLAIYGLLSIGLAVSAIQHLRHRKSDKNPTTPEQEPATTSA, encoded by the coding sequence ATGGACCAGCTATCACTCCTCTTTGAGGGTTTCGGGGCCGCACTCACCCCGATGAATCTGCTGTGGGTGTTCATCGGTGCGGTCCTTGGTACCGCAGTCGGTGTTCTCCCCGGTCTGGGTTCGGCCATGGCCGTTGCCCTCCTGCTCCCCATCACTTTCGCCCTGGATCCCACTGGCGCATTCATCATGTTCGCCGGTGTCTATTTCGGTGGTCTCTTCGGAGATTCCACCGCCGGTATCCTGCTCAATACACCGGGTAATTCCTCTGCAATCGCCTCCACCTTCGAAGGCCACAGGATGGCTAAGAACGGACAGGCGGCAAAAGCCCTGGCCACCGCGGCGATCGGTGCCTTCATCGGTGGTTTGATCGCTACATCGCTCGTGGTGTTCTTCGCCCCCACGCTGGTTCGCCTGGCCACCATGTTCGGCCCTGCTGAATACTTCGCACTGGCGGTTGGTGCATTCCTGGCCATTTCCGCGGTCGTCGCAGAATCTGTTTTCCGTGGTCTTGCAGCGCTGGGTATCGGACTGGCTCTGGTCATGGTTGGTATTGACGGCCCCAGTGGAACATCACGGTTTACATTCGGCATGCCGGAGCTTTTCGACGGCATCTCCATCATCGTCATCACCGTCGGTCTCCTTGCACTCGGTGAGGTTTTCCGTGTCGCTTCCCGAATCCACCGGGAGGAAGTCCCTGACCTGATCCAGCCAAAGGGTTTCGCCCGCCTGACCCGCAAGGATTTCCGCGCGGCTCTTCCCGCCTGGTTGCGTGGCACCGGATTCGGCGCACCCTTCGGCCTCATTCCCGCCGGTGGGTCAGAGGTTCCCACCTTCCTGGCCTACGGTACGGAGAAACAGCTGGCTAAACGCGCTGGCGACAAGGAATTCGGCACCACCGGCTCCATCAAAGGTCTCGCCGCTCCTGAGGCCGCCGGCAACGCCACAGCAGGCACCGCCATGGGTGCGCTTCTCGCTCTGGGACTTCCCACGTCAGCCACTGCAGCGATCATGCTGGCTGCTTTCCAGCAGTATGGAATGCAGCCCGGGCCGCTTCTCTTCGAGCGCAGCGGCGATATGGTGTGGACCCTGCTGGCCTCGCTGTTCATCGGGCTGTTCATCCTTTTGATCCTCAACTGGTCTTTTGCTCCCATGTGGGCGAGACTCCTCAATATCCCACGCCCCTACCTCTATGCCGGTATCACTGTGTTGTCCATGCTTGGTGTGTATTCCATCAGTGCTTCCACTTTCGATCTCTGGTTGGTTCTGGGCCTGGGCCTGTTGGGCTTCATGATGCGCCGTTATAACATCCCGGTGGCACCGGTGCTCATCGCGGTTGTGCTCGGTCCCCTGGCTGAAACCGAACTGCGACGTGCCCTCGCTGTCTCTGAAGGGGATCCATCCATCCTCATCAGCAGCCCCTTCACTCTCGCCATCTACGGTCTGTTGTCCATCGGCTTGGCCGTCAGTGCGATCCAACATCTGCGCCACCGCAAGTCCGATAAAAACCCCACCACCCCGGAACAGGAACCGGCCACCACCAGCGCTTAG
- a CDS encoding tripartite tricarboxylate transporter TctB family protein, which produces MTTQQSPLPSPTSPSPKWKSVSTPSTTSPGDFGVKSRWGWFAGRGELGFVLLIVVVASWLLYGGLTMEVLGSSRPGPQFFPLLISGLLYIAAAAITVSVLRRPTLPDGEPHPGRGNFSKDMLSDLGSIDNERARRRFSRYSEDWATYSDWKTLGWILGGIALFILILNPVGWVLSATFLFWVVVRALGSRRTFIDLGVALLFASVIQLAFNDGLGLPLPPGFLEGLL; this is translated from the coding sequence ATGACCACGCAACAAAGCCCACTCCCATCCCCCACCTCACCTTCACCGAAGTGGAAATCGGTCTCCACCCCATCAACCACATCCCCCGGAGACTTCGGCGTGAAATCACGTTGGGGTTGGTTCGCAGGCCGCGGTGAACTTGGGTTCGTCCTCCTCATTGTGGTGGTAGCCAGTTGGCTGCTCTATGGTGGCCTCACCATGGAGGTCCTTGGCTCCTCCCGGCCCGGGCCCCAGTTCTTCCCTCTCCTCATCTCCGGGTTGCTGTATATCGCTGCAGCCGCCATCACGGTATCTGTTCTTCGGCGGCCAACCCTCCCGGATGGAGAGCCCCACCCGGGGCGGGGCAACTTCTCCAAAGACATGCTGTCGGACCTCGGTTCTATTGATAATGAGCGCGCCCGTCGTCGTTTCAGTCGGTACTCAGAGGACTGGGCCACCTACTCAGACTGGAAAACCCTGGGGTGGATCCTCGGTGGCATCGCCTTGTTCATTCTCATTCTGAACCCGGTCGGCTGGGTTCTCAGCGCAACATTCCTGTTCTGGGTGGTTGTTCGAGCATTGGGATCCCGGCGAACCTTTATCGATCTCGGCGTCGCCCTGTTGTTCGCCTCTGTAATTCAACTCGCATTCAATGACGGGCTCGGCCTCCCGCTGCCTCCCGGCTTTCTGGAAGGACTGTTGTAA